Genomic segment of Geovibrio ferrireducens:
TGATGACTGCGGCTACAGTGTTCCGCTGGCAAAGAGACTCGCGGCAATCAAATACCCTGTCACCTTCGCCATACTTCCCCATCTTCCCCATGACACAGAAACTGCTGAAATCGCCCGCGCAGGCGGGAAGACAGTGTTCCTGCACTTTCCCATGGAACCCTTATCATACCCCGATACTGATCCGGGCAAGGGCGCCGTTCTCCTGAACATGCCCCCCAGCATAATAGAGGCTCAGGCGGACAACAACGTTAAGCGGATAGGGAAGCTGGACGGTTTCAATAACCACATGGGCTCCGCATTTACGGAAAGCGAAACCAAGATGGAGCAGGTTCTGGGCTTCATGAAGAAGTATACTGACACCTACATAGACAGCTATACCTCCGGCAAGTCAGTTGCTTATGATGTCTGCCTTAAGCAGGGGATGAAGTGCGGTCAGAACAGAAAATTCATTGACAATGAAAACAACGAAACATATATCAGAAAAAAAATCATGGAAGGGGTTGAACTCGCCAAAAAGAACGGCAGCCTCATCATGATCGGCCACCTGAGAGAGGAAACCGTGCGCACCCTTGAAAAACATCTGGCAGATGTGGAAAAGGCGGGTGTCCGAATTGTTTCCATCAAAGAACTGGCGCACAGGAAATAACATTTAAGAGGAACACTTTTTGCTTTTTTTAGGTATAGAAACTTCATGCGATGAAACCTCAATGGCGGTGTATGACACCGCCCGCGGGGTTCTCTCCACCCATACAGCCTCTCAGGCGGACATCCATAACCTCTTCGGCGGAGTGGTTCCTGAAGTCGCCTCCAGAAACCACATCCTCAAGCTGGAACCGCTTTACGAAAAATGTATGGCTGATGCTTCTGTCAAGCCCTCTGATCTTGATGTAATTGGCGTTACCAACGCTCCGGGGCTTATCGGGGCGCTTTTTGTGGGTGTGGGCTTTGCCAAGGGGCTGGGCTACGGACTCAGGATTCCCGTTATGCCCGTGAACCACCTCTCGGCGCATATTCTCGCCGCAGAGCTTGAGCACAGGGAGCTTAAACCCCCTTACCTCGCTTTGATCATCAGCGGCGGGCACACGCATATTTATGATGTGGATGCGGCGCTGAACTTCCGCCTTGTGGCAAAAACAGTGGATGACGCAGCGGGTGAAAGCTTTGATAAAGTGGCAAAAATGCTTAACCTCGGCTATCCGGGCGGACCTGCAATAGAAAAACTGGCAAAATCCGGCAGAGGGGACGCTGTGCCCCTTCCCGTTGCAATGAAAAAAGATGACAATTTCAGCTTCTCAGGTCTCAAAACCGCCGTGCTGAACAGCCTTAACAAAGGCATATACACTGACGAAGACCTCGCCGCCTCATTCCAGAAAACAGCGGCGGACACACTTGTACTGAAAACCATGCGCATAGCCCGCAGGCTGAAAAGAGAAAATGTCGTTGTTTCCGGCGGCGTTGCCTGCAACGGCTACATAAGGGAAGCCTTCAGAAACTCCTGCAAAAAGGGGGAGAATGTGTACTTCCCCTCGTTCCGCCTCTGCACTGACAACGGCGATATGATAGCCTACGCCGCCAGCAGATTTTACAACAGGCGCAGATTTTTCTCTCTGGAAGGAACAGCTTATGACACTCAGCCCGAAATCGGATAACATAATCACAAAAACCCTGAGCAAAAATATCTTTGTCGCTGCCCCCATGGCCGGTGTCAGCACGCCTCCGTTCCGACTGGCTGTGCGTGACTTCTTTGACGGAATCATCTTCTCCGAGATGGTCTCCGTGGAAGGGTTGATCAGGGGCGGTAAAAAGACCCTTGAGTACATTCACCTCACAGAAAGGGATAATCCTTACGCTATTCAGCTTTTCGGTTCCAGACCGGAATCAGTCAGTGATGCCCTGAAAGTGTGCGATGAATACTCAGAGGCTGAGTTTTATGACATAAACATGGGCTGCCCTGTGAAAAAGGTTCTGAAAAGCGGCAGCGGTGCGGCACTGCTCAAGGATACGGCTAAAATCAGGGAAATAGTGAGAGCCGCCAGAAAAGCAACGGAAAAGCCACTCACAATTAAAATCCGCCTCGGCTGGGACAGAAGCAGCATAAACTACCCCGAAGTGCTGGAAATAGCCGCAGGGGAAGGCATTAACGCCGTTAGCCTCCACGGACGCACCAAAACCGAGATGTTTTCAGGAGATGTGGATTACGCCATGATAGCCGATGCTGTGAGGAGAAGCCCCATTCCTGTGATAGGCAACGGAAACGTTTTCTGCACGGAGTCCTGCCGCCGCATGCTTGAAACAGGAGCAGCAGGGGTTATGATCGGCAGAGGCATGATGAAAGCGCCGTGGATTTTCAAAGCCCTCGCAGAAGGCAGAAACCCGGAAGGTTACCTCACTCCGCAGGAAATACACTCGCTCATATACAGAATGGTCAGATACGAAGCCATGTACAGGGAAGAGAAATACTACATGGACGCTGTGAAAAAGTATGCCGTCTGGTTCACCAAAGGTCTGCCCGAATCAACTGCTTTCAGAACTGAAATCTACACTGTGAAAACCATGGATGAGACCGCAGAACTCATTGACAGATATTTTGAAAACCTCACCCCTGCCTGACAGTTCCGGACATACGCAGATAATCTTTACAATTTAATCTGACATTTTTTAACATTTTGACTTGATAATCACCTCAAAAAGCATATATGATTAGACAGAAACTAACTTTGTTAACATCATTCTTAATAAAGTTATAGGTGGCTAAATTGATAATAATCAAACACTCTCTCAAAGGGCGTATCCGCCTGAAATATAAAAATCTGATCGGCTCTCCCTCCCTCGCTTCCGCTGTGGAGGAAGCACTCCGTAGCCTTAAGGGTGTGAGCGGTGCGAGATGCAGCCACATAGGGGGCAGCATAGTGATAAACTATGACTGCACCGTTGTTCTGCCGTCGGAGCTGATTAAGGCAGTGACAGAAGTGAAACCCGCCCCGCGCAGAGCGGCAAAAGAACCCGCCTGCAAGAGGCAGGGCTGCGTATGCGTGAGGAATGAGGAGCCCAAGGCAGACACAACTGCAACGGAGTTCGGCATACTTTCCGCCGTCCTTGGCGGCGTTTTCATACGCACAAAAATATTAAGGCTGGCGGTCGGCCAGTCCCTGTTCAGCCCGCTGGGGCTTATAGCAGCCGCTTTCTCTGTTCCTATTATAGCACGGGCTGTGAAGGACTTCGGCAAAACAGGCAAAGTTTCCCTGAACAGCTTTCTCGGAGCCGGTGTAGCATCTGCCGCAATAGCGGGCGAAGCGCTCACAGCACTTGAGATACTCTGGGTAAACACGGGAAGCGACCTGCTGAACGGCTATGTCACCGAGAAATCCCGCAAGGCGATAAAAAATATACTGGATGTCACATCCAAAACAGCCTTCGTCTACAGAGACGGACAGGAGCTTGAAGTCCCCGTGGAGCAGATTCACGTCGGCGACACAGTGGTCATCCACACAGGGGAGAAAATCTCAGTTGACGGGCTCATAACCTGCGGTGAGGCTGCTGTAAATGAGGCCTCCATAAACGGCCGCAGCGAGCTTGTGCACCGTTTCGAGGGCGAACAGGTATTCGCCGGAACCTACGTGCAGAACGGGCTGATATATGTTCAGGCAAGCCACGTGGGTGATGCCACATATCTTTCAAGGATACTCTGCCTTGTGGAAGATTCCCTCGGAAACAAGGCTCCCATAGAGCTTGAGGCGGACAGACTGGCCAGAAGGCTGGTGAACACAGGCTTCTGGATGACACTGGGAACCTTCCTCATCACCCGCAATTTTTACAGGGCATTCTCCGTACTGCTGGTGATGACATGCCCCTGCGCCACAGTTCTCGCCGCATCCTCCGCCGTGAGTGCGGCCATTTCAAACGCCGCGTCCAGAGGTATACTTATCAAAGGGGGCAGATACCTTGAGGAAGCAGGTTCGCAGGAATCATTCTGCTTTGACAAAACAGGCACAATCACCACTGATGAGCCGAAGGTTATCTCCATCATCCCCGTTAAAGGAAAAACAGAGTACGATGTAATATATTCAGCATATACAGCGGAGCTTCACAACAGGCATCCCGTAGCCGTGGCGATACGCGACAAGGCGCGGGAGATGTGCAGCACGGAAAGCACCCATGCCGTGTGTGAAACCATCCTCGGAATGGGTGTGCGGGCGGAAGCCATGGGCAGGGAGATTTTCATCGGCAACGCCAAGCTGATGAACAGATACGGCATAAATATCTCCAAGCTCACCAAAGCGCGGGATGAAGCTGAAAAGCTCGGTTTAAGCGTCATATATGTGGCGGAAGACGGCAGGGCGATCGGTATTCTCACTGTGGAAAACAGGCAGAAGGATAATGTTGAGGCTGTTATAAAAGGCCTCCGTGAGGAAGGGGTGAAGGAGTTCATCCTTGTGACCGGAGATGAAAAATACTCCGCTCAGGCCATGGCGGACAGGCTGGGCTTCAACAAATGCCACTACTCGGTTCTGCCCGAACAGAAGGCGGACATAGTAGCTGAGATTCAGCAGTACCACAAGGTCACCATGATAGGCGACGGCATAAACGATGTACTGGCTCTTGCCAAGGCGGATCTGGGCATAGCCATGGGTGCGGCGGGGTCTGACGTTGCTGTGGAAGCGGCGGACATAGCCCTTGTGGACGATGACCTTGAAAAAATACTTTACCTGAGAAAACTCAGCAGAAAAACAAAGGAAGTAATACACCAGAACTTCATGCTCGCAACAGGCTCAAATGTGGCGGGCGCGTTTCTCGGCGCGGCGGGGCTTCTGCCTCCGGTTATGGCAGGTCTCCTGCACATAGCCCACACAGCGGGTGTTCTGGCAAACTCTTCCAGACTTTTAAAATATGAAATGCAGCCTCTCAACGTTGCAGAGACGGAAGCGGTTGAATTAACGGAGGATGGGGAAAAATGCTCGAAGATTTAATCGCGGCGAAAAAATACGTCACGGTGGCTCACCATGTGGAAGGAAGGATAAGGCTCAAGGTTGACCCTTCCGTGGTGAAGGATCCCGTGAGCAAGAAACTGGAACAGATAAGCAGCAGCCTCCCCGGTGTGCTCGACACAAGGGTGAACATAATGGCGCGCTCCGTGGTTATACGCTACGACCCGAACATCATAGACCCGAAAACATTTGAAAACCTGATAACAACAAAAGATACAGAAATTTGCAGAGAGATACTCAAACGTTACGAGGACACTTACATGCAAAGTTAAGGAGGCAGTAAATGGGAAAAAAAGCCGCTGATGCGGAAAATCCCGTAAAGGAAGAAAGCTGCACCGATAAGCCGCAGAAAGATTCTGCATCGGGAAAAGAAAAAACAACGGAAGACACTCCTCAGAATGCCTTCAGAGCATCGGAGAAACCGGAAAGCGCAGAAGAAGCGCCCGCCGGAAACCAAACGGAAATACCCTACGGATACGCACCAAACGGAGAAGAGTTCACAGGTATGCCTGAATACGGATTTCAGCAGCTGCCCTACGGCCATATGCCGCCGCCTCCCCCTCCTTACGGTTACGGCTTTATGCCGCCTCAGCCGCCTTACGGGTATATGCCTCAGATGCCGTACGGATATATGCCGCCACCGCCGCCGCCGTACGGTTACATGCCGCCTCAGCCGCCTTACGGCTATATGCCGCAAATGCCTCATGGGGCACAGCACACAGAGCACCACGGGGAAGACCCCTTCGGCATGATCTTCGGCAAATTCGGGGACATGATCAAGGAAAACCCCAATCTTTCCGCAGTGGGAAAAATTGCGGATGCGTCAGGAAGCGACTTTATCAAGGGAATGCTGATCGGAGCGGGCGTTGCCATGCTCTTTTCCAACGATTCCATAAAGGATTCACTGATGAGTATTTTCTCTAAAACACTCGGCGGCATGACAGACGATGCCGAAGAGACCGAATAAGGAGGATTTTTATGCACCATCTGGCAAAAGCGGCCGCAGGAGCCTCTCTCATAGGGGCGGCGGCAGGCGCTGTAGTGGGCGGAGCAGTTTCCGCGGCAAAACAGGCGCAGGATGTTAAGGAAGGAAAAATCACCAAGGAAGAAGCGGCCAAAAGAACCGCAAAAGACGCAGCAGGCGCAGGAGCTGCGACAGCAGTGGGCGTTGCGGCTGTGAGCCTTCTCAGGCTCGGCGGCGTTTTCGGCATACTCACGGTTTTTGCCGTTGCCGCAGGCACAAAATACCTTCTGGACACCGAAGGCAAAAAGGTCTGTAAAAAAGTGAAAGCAGCAGCAGGCAAAGCCGCCGGAAAAGTAAGCGAAGCGGCAGCCTCCGTCAGTGAAAAGCTTAAAGACGAAGAACCCTTAAAATCAGAATAATATATAAAAAAGGAGATTAACATGAGCGATCAGAAACAGAATCCCCAGAACCCTCAGGCCCCCCAGTACGGATATTACCCCTACCCCTATCCTCCCCAGCAGCAGTATGCGGATGCTTCCGTTTACCCCCACCTTAAACAGTGGTTCAACTTCCGTGAGCCCAACTATGTAAAAGGCTTTGCAGTGGGTGCGGGCATTGCCCTTCTGCTCACCAACCCCACTGTTAAAAAAGCCATAGTCAAAGGCGTTGTTAAGGTTTGGGGCGGACTTCAGTCCGGCGTTGAAGAACTGAAAGAGCAGATCAGGGACGTTCAGGCGGAAGTCGAAGGAGAATAAGCGTGAGCGGCGAAAAGAAGGCGGCGAAGAAGAAAAACCCGTCCGCCGTAATGCGCAAACGCAGGCTGGTCAAAAACGCCATGATACTCACCATGGCGGCGACTGTTGTCTCAGGGTTCGGTAAAGGCAAGGCGGCTAAGCATGTGCACATAGCCGCCGGGTGCGCCCTTGTGGGCTTAAGCATTTACCACAACTACCTTTACCCTGAAAATATGAAAAGTTAGAAGGTGCTGTCATTTTAGGCTCAATGTTTTTCACCGGACTGGAAAAAGTCGGAATAGTGCATGACATGCCGGGGCGAATCCGCCTCAAGGCTCCCGTTCTGGGCAACCCCGCTCTGGATGCAACCCTTGTGGAATCCGGTCTGGAGCAGATTAAGGGCGTGAAGTCCGTCCGTGTTAACCAGAAGGCAAAAACGGCAGTGGTCAGCTTTGACAAAAATACAGATGTACGGGGCGATGTTCTGGATGTTCTCTCAGCGTTCAGCCATACGGTTTTCAACGCAGAGGAGGAACTCCAGAACTCTCCGGATTTAATCAATGTCTACTGGGCGGGAACAATGTGGATTCTCAAGCTGTTCCTGCCGCAGGGGCTCAGGCGCCCGCTTACTTATCTCGGCGCCGCACCTATCCTCATGGAGGGTATAGAAACCCTGTTCACCAGAGGGCTCAAGGTAGAAGTGCTGGATGCGGCGGTTATCTCCATGCTGCTTGCCAGAAAAGACTACTTCACGGCAGGCTCCATAACCTTCCTGCTTAATCTGGGGCATTATCTTGAGGAATCCGCCGAGTACAGATCCGACAAGATGCTGAAAAGCCTCATCAAGCCCGAAGTGGAATACGTCTGGGTTGTCAGGGGGCAGTCGGAGGAAAAAACGGCGGTCAGTGACCTCCAGATTGGCGATATGGTGCGTGCAGGTTCCGGGGAGATGATACCTGTGGACGGCAAAGTCGCCTCCGGAGAGGGGCTTGTGAATCAGGCCTCAGTAACCGGGGAAAGCCTGCCTGTTCATATCAAGCCGGGGGACTACGTATATTCCGGCACAGTGATGGCGGAAGGAAAAATCATCATCGAAGCCGAAAAGGTCGGCTCCGAAACAACAACGGCCCGCATAGCCAAATTCATAAGCAACTCGCTTAAAAACAAATCCAGAACGGAAGTGAAAGCCTTCGCCGCGGCTGACAAAATGGTTCCCGTGACCTTTGCCGCAGGGCTTGCGACACTGCTTATCACCAGAGATTTCAGACGCGCCTCCTCCGTTCTTTCCGTGGACTATTCATGCGCACTCCAGCTTGTCACGCCGACAGCCATAAAAGCCAGCATGTTCAACGCCGCAACGGAAGGCATATTCATCAAGGGCGCTCAGGCGCTTGAGAACCTTGCGGAGATTGACACAATCATCTTTGACAAAACAGGAACGCTCACAAAAGGGATGCTCTCCGTGACGGAGGTTCAGCCCTATAACGGATATAATGAAAACGAAATAGTCAGAATTGCGGCCTCTGCCGAGGAATATTACTCACACCCCATAGCCTCCGCCGTTGTGAAGGAGGCCGAAAACCGCGGCCTCAAAACGGAGCAGACAGGCGAGGTGGACTTCATCATAGCCCACGGCGTTTCCGCCTATGTAGGGGGCAAAAACGTCCTTGTGGGGAGCCATCACTTCGTGGCGGAGGATGAAAAAATTGTCTGCTGTTTCGCTGATGAAGATGCCCGGAAAATGCGTACAAAGGGGCAGACAATACTTTATGTCGCCATAGACGGAAAGCTCTGCGGGCTGATTGCGCTCAAAGATACCTTGCGTGATGAATCCGCTCAGGTTATAAAAGAGTTAAAGAAGCACGGCGTTAAAAAG
This window contains:
- a CDS encoding HMA2 domain-containing protein — encoded protein: MLEDLIAAKKYVTVAHHVEGRIRLKVDPSVVKDPVSKKLEQISSSLPGVLDTRVNIMARSVVIRYDPNIIDPKTFENLITTKDTEICREILKRYEDTYMQS
- a CDS encoding tRNA dihydrouridine synthase, which produces MTLSPKSDNIITKTLSKNIFVAAPMAGVSTPPFRLAVRDFFDGIIFSEMVSVEGLIRGGKKTLEYIHLTERDNPYAIQLFGSRPESVSDALKVCDEYSEAEFYDINMGCPVKKVLKSGSGAALLKDTAKIREIVRAARKATEKPLTIKIRLGWDRSSINYPEVLEIAAGEGINAVSLHGRTKTEMFSGDVDYAMIADAVRRSPIPVIGNGNVFCTESCRRMLETGAAGVMIGRGMMKAPWIFKALAEGRNPEGYLTPQEIHSLIYRMVRYEAMYREEKYYMDAVKKYAVWFTKGLPESTAFRTEIYTVKTMDETAELIDRYFENLTPA
- a CDS encoding heavy metal translocating P-type ATPase, producing the protein MIIIKHSLKGRIRLKYKNLIGSPSLASAVEEALRSLKGVSGARCSHIGGSIVINYDCTVVLPSELIKAVTEVKPAPRRAAKEPACKRQGCVCVRNEEPKADTTATEFGILSAVLGGVFIRTKILRLAVGQSLFSPLGLIAAAFSVPIIARAVKDFGKTGKVSLNSFLGAGVASAAIAGEALTALEILWVNTGSDLLNGYVTEKSRKAIKNILDVTSKTAFVYRDGQELEVPVEQIHVGDTVVIHTGEKISVDGLITCGEAAVNEASINGRSELVHRFEGEQVFAGTYVQNGLIYVQASHVGDATYLSRILCLVEDSLGNKAPIELEADRLARRLVNTGFWMTLGTFLITRNFYRAFSVLLVMTCPCATVLAASSAVSAAISNAASRGILIKGGRYLEEAGSQESFCFDKTGTITTDEPKVISIIPVKGKTEYDVIYSAYTAELHNRHPVAVAIRDKAREMCSTESTHAVCETILGMGVRAEAMGREIFIGNAKLMNRYGINISKLTKARDEAEKLGLSVIYVAEDGRAIGILTVENRQKDNVEAVIKGLREEGVKEFILVTGDEKYSAQAMADRLGFNKCHYSVLPEQKADIVAEIQQYHKVTMIGDGINDVLALAKADLGIAMGAAGSDVAVEAADIALVDDDLEKILYLRKLSRKTKEVIHQNFMLATGSNVAGAFLGAAGLLPPVMAGLLHIAHTAGVLANSSRLLKYEMQPLNVAETEAVELTEDGEKCSKI
- a CDS encoding divergent polysaccharide deacetylase family protein, which gives rise to MAERKKPARKPGRRRTTGAGKTASSKQLYILGGILAAVLVLLLGIYLGMKAAGKGELTEKKEIKSPLSSVQEEVVTKDNKSATVEEADKALKLVMFNLGISSETIKSRKMDDGSVPVITYVISLPEDKKDELTEELRPMLENLGFKTTLSDNLSASGENGSIILIFPVEKTEKPKDKDKPVVLPADAPKLAILIDDCGYSVPLAKRLAAIKYPVTFAILPHLPHDTETAEIARAGGKTVFLHFPMEPLSYPDTDPGKGAVLLNMPPSIIEAQADNNVKRIGKLDGFNNHMGSAFTESETKMEQVLGFMKKYTDTYIDSYTSGKSVAYDVCLKQGMKCGQNRKFIDNENNETYIRKKIMEGVELAKKNGSLIMIGHLREETVRTLEKHLADVEKAGVRIVSIKELAHRK
- a CDS encoding heavy metal translocating P-type ATPase, with the protein product MFFTGLEKVGIVHDMPGRIRLKAPVLGNPALDATLVESGLEQIKGVKSVRVNQKAKTAVVSFDKNTDVRGDVLDVLSAFSHTVFNAEEELQNSPDLINVYWAGTMWILKLFLPQGLRRPLTYLGAAPILMEGIETLFTRGLKVEVLDAAVISMLLARKDYFTAGSITFLLNLGHYLEESAEYRSDKMLKSLIKPEVEYVWVVRGQSEEKTAVSDLQIGDMVRAGSGEMIPVDGKVASGEGLVNQASVTGESLPVHIKPGDYVYSGTVMAEGKIIIEAEKVGSETTTARIAKFISNSLKNKSRTEVKAFAAADKMVPVTFAAGLATLLITRDFRRASSVLSVDYSCALQLVTPTAIKASMFNAATEGIFIKGAQALENLAEIDTIIFDKTGTLTKGMLSVTEVQPYNGYNENEIVRIAASAEEYYSHPIASAVVKEAENRGLKTEQTGEVDFIIAHGVSAYVGGKNVLVGSHHFVAEDEKIVCCFADEDARKMRTKGQTILYVAIDGKLCGLIALKDTLRDESAQVIKELKKHGVKKTVMLTGDHRDSALHVAELLGIDEVYYEMKPEDKAGIVKQLKNQGCRIAFAGDGVNDAPALLTADVGISLPQGADLAKETAAVILLREDLMGIVKARVLAVKTMKVIRQMFRFNIGVNTATVALSLMGRISPLASALLHNGTTLSTLIYALSLSSYGVKRKKEK
- a CDS encoding YtxH domain-containing protein — encoded protein: MSDQKQNPQNPQAPQYGYYPYPYPPQQQYADASVYPHLKQWFNFREPNYVKGFAVGAGIALLLTNPTVKKAIVKGVVKVWGGLQSGVEELKEQIRDVQAEVEGE
- the tsaD gene encoding tRNA (adenosine(37)-N6)-threonylcarbamoyltransferase complex transferase subunit TsaD gives rise to the protein MLFLGIETSCDETSMAVYDTARGVLSTHTASQADIHNLFGGVVPEVASRNHILKLEPLYEKCMADASVKPSDLDVIGVTNAPGLIGALFVGVGFAKGLGYGLRIPVMPVNHLSAHILAAELEHRELKPPYLALIISGGHTHIYDVDAALNFRLVAKTVDDAAGESFDKVAKMLNLGYPGGPAIEKLAKSGRGDAVPLPVAMKKDDNFSFSGLKTAVLNSLNKGIYTDEDLAASFQKTAADTLVLKTMRIARRLKRENVVVSGGVACNGYIREAFRNSCKKGENVYFPSFRLCTDNGDMIAYAASRFYNRRRFFSLEGTAYDTQPEIG